The DNA segment ACGAGAGCATATACGAGGCTATGAGGTACATGGACTTCAACGGCGTGGGGAGACTAGTGGTTATAGACTATGCTGGCAGACCACTGGGCATAATAACCAGGACAGACATTCTCAAGGCTCTAATAGCGGTTAAATAATGCGGTGGCTACCAGGGTATGTAAGAGGCTCACGCAACCCCAACTCTGCTTGAAAGCTCATAACATCCAGCCCTGCCCAGAGATCTTGGGCTATAGGGGTTGAGAGGTCGGGGCGGTCCGCTGGCGGGTTGGAGGTCCTGTCTATCCGCCTTCTATTTCTCCGGGGGTTCGAGCCTCTTCTCCTCTCTTCTCCCCCTTCTTCCCTTCGATTTTGGTAGGATTGAGTCTAGTATCCTGTTGTTTAGGTTGAACACGTCTTCCGCTATGACTCTTATGTATTTGTCGTCGGGGAGCACCTTCCTCCCTAGCCATGAGAACTCGAGGGCTAGGGCCTGCTTTGTAGCTTCCTTGGTTAGCCTGTCTCTCACCTCCCCCTTCTGTATGTTGTCGGCTATTTTGAAGGCTATGTAGAATCTGGCGTACTTGGAGGCCATGTCCTTGTACTCTGGGAAAGCCTCGGAGAGCCTTTTGAGCAGTGTCTTGAGCGAGTCTTGGTTTGAGAAGCCGAAGTAGACTTCGGCGAGCTTCAGTCTCAGCATCCTGGCTATAGTGTTTTCGTCGAAGCTCCCCCCGAG comes from the Aeropyrum camini SY1 = JCM 12091 genome and includes:
- a CDS encoding DUF2192 domain-containing protein, producing the protein MERKPRGVSIRRRVSILMDVWERLLEEWEKGALTRERAVEILKEVYSRERIKPLKGAANPPDLFEKELASLYVVGKYGMGLESDYPELFDKVFHDEIRYEEAIKILLTEEPSTARMKVETLLGGSFDENTIARMLRLKLAEVYFGFSNQDSLKTLLKRLSEAFPEYKDMASKYARFYIAFKIADNIQKGEVRDRLTKEATKQALALEFSWLGRKVLPDDKYIRVIAEDVFNLNNRILDSILPKSKGRRGRREEKRLEPPEK